ATCGACTTTTTGAAAGAAATGGATGGAACTGCAGATAACCTGCAAGACAACCGTCCCCGCCAGATAGAGTTCAACCGCCTGAACCTCACCTACACCGTGATGAGCAAGCGTAAACTGCATTCTTTGGTCGACGAACACCTTGTAAATGGTTGGGATGACCCACGTATGCCGACACTCTGCGGTATGCGTCGCCGTGGCTACAGCCCTGAAAGTGTACGTATGTTCATTGACTCTATCGGATATACCAAGTTTGATGCCCTCAACGATATGGCTCTCTTGGAGGCCAGTGTGCGTGAAGACTTGAACAAAAAGGCCACACGTGTCAGTGCAGTTCTCGACCCTGTGAAACTCGTTATCACCAATTATCCCGATGGAAAGACCGAGGAAATGGATGCTATCAACAATCCAGAAGACGAACAAAGTGGAAGCCACAAGATTACGTTCTCTAAGAACCTATGGATTGAGCGGGCTGACTTTATGGAGGATGCACCAAAGAAATTCTTCCGTATGACACCGGGAAAGGAAGTCCGTTTGAAGAATGCCTACATCATCATGTGCACCGGTTGTACGAAAGATGCAGCAGGAAATATCACTGAAATTCAAGCTGAATACGACCCCAACAGCAAGACAGGCATGGAGGGAGCTAACCGTAAAGTGAAGGGCACTCTGCACTGGGTATCGGTTGACCATTGCCATAAGGCAGAAGTTCGCGAGTATGATCGTCTTTTCAACGTAGAGAATCCATCGGCCGACGAGCGTGATTTCCGTGAGCTGCTCAACCCGAAAAGCTTGAAAACATATACCAACTGCTACGTTGAAGACTATGCCGCAAGCCGACAACCGGGCGAATATCTGCAGTTCCAGCGTACCGGTTACTTCATGGCCGACCTTGATTCTACTGCAGAACACCTCATATTCAACAAGACCGTTGGACTGAAAGATACCTGGGCAAAGCAGAATAATAAGAATTAAGCAGGCTGAACAGAATATACAAGAACATTGAATAATCAAGATCATTTAGACAGCAAGGCTTTCCAAAAGGCTTTACTGCAATATGAAGAAGCACGCAGGTCAGGAGAAGAAATCTATCTTGACTCGGATGTACTTACGAGTATTGCAGAATACTATGACCGCAATCAACGGACTGCCGAGGCTATCGAAACGATTGATTATGCCATCCGTCTGTTTCCCGGTTCAGTGTTGCCACTCGTTTTCAGAGCACGAATGGCCTGGATGATTGAAGACAACATCGAGAGTGCCAAGCAGTATCTTGCATGCGTTACAGACAAAGATTGTTTAGAATATTACTACACTACAGCTGAAATCAAGATTACGGAAGGACTGTCAGATGAAGCCAATCAGTATCTGTATGACCATATTTCAGATGTGGAAGACGATGAACTCGACAGTTATTTCATTGAAGTGGCCATTCTGTTTGCCGATTATGATGAATTTGAATTAGCCAACCAATGGATTGAACGATGTGAAGACGACACAGACCCTGACTATTGGGAAACTATGGGACGGATAGAAATGGGACTTGGACACTTGGAAGAAAGTGAGCGTATCTTTACAGATTTGATTGATAAAGACCCTTTCTGTGAAGCCCACTGGAACCATCTGGCCGCCACACAACTGTTGGAAAATAAGTTCATTGAGAGCATTTCGAGTAGCGGATACTCCTTAGCTATCAATCCAAACGATGCTGAAGCCCTGCTCAACAAGGGTAATGGACTCTTTGCCTTGGGACAGAATGAAGAGGCACTGAAATGCTTTGAGAAGTTCGCTGCACTCTGTCCGAAAGAGGTCAACGGCGAAATGATGAAAGGAATGGTATTGGCCGAGATGAAGAAAAACGACGAAGCTCTTTTCCACCTCTACAAAGCCGAGTCACTTTGTCAGAAGAATGACCATTTCCGTCTGCAGATTTATGAACAGATAGCCTATATCCTTTCCAAGCAAGATAAGCTTGATGAAGCTTTGGCCTATGTTGACAAATGCGAAGGCCTACCGCTAAACGAGCCGTTTGAACTGTCACTTCTTCGTGGACATCTGTATCTCGAACATCAAGAAACGGGCAAGGCTGCTAAGATTTTCCACGAGGCTTTGGTCAAAAGTAAAAACACTCCAGAGATGTATTTGAAGATAGCAGTGTCGTTTCTGGATAATGGTTATGCCGACTCTGCCTACGAAATTCTCAAGAATATGTCGGGAGTGACAACGCGAACACAACTGCCCGTCTATCCCTATCTTGCCGTCTGCTGCCTCGAATTAGGTTATCAACAGGAATATGAAGAAGCCGTAAAGAAAGCAGTATGCTACACTCCGGCAGAGGCAAAATTGGTTTTGGGACCTTATTTCCCTGATGAAATGGAGCCTGAAGACTACTATCATTATCTTATCAACAACAAAAACAATTTCTCATGAATTGGTTATCAACACTATTAGGAAACCTCAACTATGGTACGATTTTCCTACTAATGTTACTTGAAAGTACAGTTATCCCAGTCCCTTCTGAATTCGTTGTTTCGCCAGCAGCCTATCATGCAGCAGGCGGAAACTTAGATATCTGGCTCGTTATCCTGTTTTCTACACTTGGAGCAGACTGCGGAGCAACCATCAACTACCTTGCCGGCCACTTCTTAGGTCGCCCGATTATCTATCGCTTTGCCAATAGTAAATGGGGCAAGATGTGTCTGCTCAATCAGCATAAAGTCGAGAAAAGCGAGAAATATTTCTATGACCATGGTATGGTAGCGACCATTACCGGCCGCCTGATTCCTGGCATACGCCACCTTATTTCCATTCCTGCAGGATTAGCAAAAATGAAATATTGGCAATTCCTTCTCTACACAACAATCGGTGCCGGAGCATGGAACTGCATCCTTGCAGCTCTCGGTTGGTATCTGCATTCTGCTGTACCGGAAGATCAACTCAACGATAAAATCATGGAATATGGCGATTATATCAAGTTCTTCATCATGGTTGCAGTCGCCATTGCCTTCGTCTATTTCCTCTTTAAATGGTATTTCAATCGCAGAAGACAGCAGGGGTTGGATGAAGAAAAGTAAAAAGATAAAAGAATAAGAAAGTGAAAACAGACAGAAAGCCATTCCTTTTTACTTTCTTATCTCTTTACTTTCATCCTTTCTCTTTCGGTATAAACTAAAAAAGACAACCTCAAATTGAGATTGTCTTCACGTCGGGGCGACAGGATTCGAACCTGCGGCCGCCTGGTCCCAAACCAGGAGCGCTACCGGGCTGCGCTACACCCCGCTGCATCAAGAATAAGAAATTAAAAGTCGGGGCGACAGGATTCGAACCTGCGGCCGCCTGGTCCCAAACCAGGAGCGCTACCGGGCTGCGCTACACCCCGCTTTATAAGCTTCTCTCTTTTGCGAGTGCAAAGGTAGCAGTTTTATTTCACGTAGCCAAATAAAATATATACTTTTTCAAATTTCCTTCATCAAAAAAGGGTTGCAACAGCATGCAACCCTTCTATATTCTATTGTAAAAAACAAGGTTTTACTTGATGATTCCCTGTTCAACAAAGATTTTCTTCAATGCCTGAACACCACGCTCCACCTCTTCCTTCGTATGACTTGCCATTAAAGCAAAGCGCACTAAAGTGTCTTGCGGAGCACATGCAGGAGGAATAACAGGGTTGATGAAGACACCGGCATCAAAGGCCAACTTCGTTACAAGGAATGTCTTTTCAACATCATGCACGTACAACGGAATGATAGGACTTTCGGTTTCGCCAATCTCAAAGCCTTCTTCACGGAAGCGATTCAAAGCATACTTGGTCACTTCCCACAGGTGCTCAATGCGCTCGGGCTCCTCCTGGATGATATGAAGTGCCTCCATAGCTGCTGCTGTTGCTGCCGGAGTGTTTGACGCACTGAATATATAGGTACGGCAAGTGTGGCGCAGGAAGTTGATGGTATCCTTGTCGCTGGCAATAAAACCACCGATAGAAGCCAGACTCTTTGAGAAAGTTCCCATAATCAAATCAATCTCGTCAGTCAGTCCGAAATGGTCACAAACACCACGCCCCTGCTTTCCAAAGACACCTAAACCATGGGCTTCGTCTACCATGACAGAGCAATTGTACTTATGTTTCAGTTCTACTATTTCCGGCAACTTAGCCAAATCACCCTCCATAGAGAACACACCGTCAACGACAATCAGCTTGATTGCCTCGTGGGGAAGACCTTTCAGCACACGCTCCAAATCTTCCATATCGTTGTGCTTATAGTGAAGCTGGCGGGCAAAAGAAAGGCGACGACCGTCAACAATACTTGCATGGTCACGATCATCGCAGATAATATAGTCACCCTTACCTACCACCTGGGCCAATACTCCCTGATTAACAGAGAAACCAGTAGAGAAACAAAGCGTGTCATCCTTGTGCATGAATTCGGCAAGTTCTTTCTCTAACTGCACGTGAATATCAAGAGTACCATTCAGGAAACGACTTCCTGCGCAACCCGAACCATACTTGTCAAGGGCTTTCTTGGCTGCTTCTATCACACGCTTGTCACCAGTAAGGCCGGTATAGGCGTTTGAACCAAACATCAATACCTTATGACCAGCCATATCAACTTCTGTACCCTGCTTACTGGTTATAGCGCGGAAATATGGGTACACACCAGCCTTCATGTACTTCTGAGGCTCACGATAATTCTTGTATCTTTCTTGTAATTGTCCCATTCTATTGGTGTAGAAAAACTGTTTTAAAACTAATTGGCTGCAAAGATACAAAAAAACACCAACATATTATACACTTTTTAAAAGAAATATGCTATTTATGTAAATTATGAGCTTCGGCAGATTGTTCTATAAGACAAATTATTATCTTTGCATAAGATATAGCTGCACTCGGTTTTATCAAAGCACTGCATTCTGCTATTTGAAAGTTTTTTTCATGCTATGCGAATGCTTTTCTCAGTTAAAGAAAAACAGCAGATGGAGAAAAAAAAGATTATTTTCATTATGAACCCCATTTCGGGAACGGCCAGCAAAGCCGGAATTCCCAAACTGATTGAACGCTATCTTGACCACGAAGCTTTCGACTATGAAATCAAACTCACTGAATATGCGGGACATGCCAGCGTGATTGCCACTGAAGCTAAGGACAACCATGTCGACATTGTCGTTGCTGTGGGCGGTGACGGAACGGTCAACGAGGTGGCACGCGCTATCGTTCATTCACAGACTGCCTTGGGCATTATCCCCTGTGGTTCGGGGAATGGGCTTGCCCGTCATTTGCTGTTACCCCTCAACATGGCTAAGGCAATCAAGATTATCAACGCCTGCGAAATTCATCAACTCGATTACGGCATCATTAATGAGCACCCGTTTTTCTGCACCTGTGGCATGGGCTTTGACGCTTTCGTCAGTCATAAGTTTGCCGAAGCAGGCAAGCGCGGCCCTATCACCTACGTAGAAAACGTATTGAAAGAGGGCCTGAAATACAAGCCTGAAACCTATGAAATCCGTGATGAAAGCGGCACCACACGACTCAAAGCCTTTCTCATTTCGTGTGCCAATGCCTCACAATATGGCAACAATGCCTATATTGCACCGCAGGCTTCCATGAGCGACGGACTCATGGATATCATCGTCATGCAGCCTTTTGATGCCTTTGAAGCACCGCAGATCAGTATCGACATGTTCAACAAGACACTCGACAAGAACTCTAAAATCAAGACTTTCCGCTGCAAACACCTACACATCCACCGCAATAAACCGGGCTATATCCACTACGATGGCGACCCCGTAATGACCGGTGAAGACATTGAAGTGGAATTGAAAGAGAAGGGCATCAACATCATCGTGAACCCCCATGGCGACAAACGACTGCGTAGACCAAACGCAATTCAGAATGCTGCAGCCGACCTTTTCAATGAATTCAACAGCCTTCGCAAAGATATCAACCGCCAGAGCAGGCACATATTGGCAATCAACAAGAAAATACAAAGGAGATTGAATCTCTAAGAAAACGCAATAAAATCAACCATTCTTCCCTGACTTTCCTATGCGAAAAACATGATATCATGGGCAAATTATAAGTTTCAACAAGGCTTTCTGAATGACGAAACAGAACTAACGGGACTCTTATTTGTAAATTATTATAACCAAAAAAGACACCTTTCAAAACTCCACAAATAGAAAATGAAAGAGTGCTTTTCAGGATGCAACAAAGCGTTTTGACCGATATCAGTCCTCCGCTTCAATCTCCCGATGCTGTAACTTGACGCAAAAGACCTTGCAATCTGATGCAGATTACCGTGCTTAATGACGCAAAACACAGTGTAAAACAAGGCAAATCAGAGGGTAAAATGACATGAAACAGCACCGTTTTCTGTGCCTTTTTCTGAACTGAAATCATTCGAGAAGTACAACACCTTGTATGTCAGAGCGTTACAAACCCGTTCAAAACTCGCGTATTTGAAACGAGAAAACTTTTCGTCGGGAATATTGAAATCTAAGACGATGTTTTGTTAAATAAATTACAATATCATTTTCAAGAGGCTACAAATAAAAATCTTCTGTCAGACATTGATACCATTCCGAACGCTCCCCTTGCTGCATCAGACAGACGGTTTCCTCTTCGCGCTCAGCACAATATGCCTGCTGAAACTCCAAGAGATAACGCTTCACAGGCTTCCGCTCCACCGTTTTCACCCCACAGACACGCGACAGAGAAAAGCCCGTGAGCGTAGCTTCAGCCACAAACTGCGACTGACAGTCGGCAGGAATAATGGCCGAAAAGCATCCCAAAGGAGTCAGCAACCGCTTCACTCCGGCAAAAAGCATGCGATAAGACAACGTGGCAGTATGGCGTGCCATGCTGCGAGCGGCATCGGGATTTGGCAGAGAATTAACGAAAAAAGGAGGATTGCTGACAATGCAGTCAAACCGTTCGGCACTTTCAAACTCCTGCAATGAGGTCTGTTCCACCTGCACCTGATGTGCAAACAGACTGGCTGAAACGTTTTCTTTGGCCTGTCGGCAGGCTTCTTCTGCTATGTCGATAGCCG
The nucleotide sequence above comes from Segatella oris. Encoded proteins:
- a CDS encoding glutamine--tRNA ligase/YqeY domain fusion protein, translated to MTIKEENNEEKKSISFVEQLVEEDLAKGKNGGRIQTRFPPEPNGYLHIGHAKAICMDFGVAEKYNGICNLRFDDTNPSKENNEYVENILNDIKWLGFKWGELYYASDYFEKLWDFAIWMIKKGHAYVDQQTSEEIASQKGTPTTPGTPSPYRDRPIEESLALFNQMNTAEAVEGSMVLRAKLDMANPNMHFRDPIMYRIIHTPHHRTGTKWHCYPMYDFAHGQSDYFEGVTHSICTLEFVPHRPLYDKFIDFLKEMDGTADNLQDNRPRQIEFNRLNLTYTVMSKRKLHSLVDEHLVNGWDDPRMPTLCGMRRRGYSPESVRMFIDSIGYTKFDALNDMALLEASVREDLNKKATRVSAVLDPVKLVITNYPDGKTEEMDAINNPEDEQSGSHKITFSKNLWIERADFMEDAPKKFFRMTPGKEVRLKNAYIIMCTGCTKDAAGNITEIQAEYDPNSKTGMEGANRKVKGTLHWVSVDHCHKAEVREYDRLFNVENPSADERDFRELLNPKSLKTYTNCYVEDYAASRQPGEYLQFQRTGYFMADLDSTAEHLIFNKTVGLKDTWAKQNNKN
- a CDS encoding tetratricopeptide repeat protein: MNNQDHLDSKAFQKALLQYEEARRSGEEIYLDSDVLTSIAEYYDRNQRTAEAIETIDYAIRLFPGSVLPLVFRARMAWMIEDNIESAKQYLACVTDKDCLEYYYTTAEIKITEGLSDEANQYLYDHISDVEDDELDSYFIEVAILFADYDEFELANQWIERCEDDTDPDYWETMGRIEMGLGHLEESERIFTDLIDKDPFCEAHWNHLAATQLLENKFIESISSSGYSLAINPNDAEALLNKGNGLFALGQNEEALKCFEKFAALCPKEVNGEMMKGMVLAEMKKNDEALFHLYKAESLCQKNDHFRLQIYEQIAYILSKQDKLDEALAYVDKCEGLPLNEPFELSLLRGHLYLEHQETGKAAKIFHEALVKSKNTPEMYLKIAVSFLDNGYADSAYEILKNMSGVTTRTQLPVYPYLAVCCLELGYQQEYEEAVKKAVCYTPAEAKLVLGPYFPDEMEPEDYYHYLINNKNNFS
- a CDS encoding DedA family protein, with the protein product MNWLSTLLGNLNYGTIFLLMLLESTVIPVPSEFVVSPAAYHAAGGNLDIWLVILFSTLGADCGATINYLAGHFLGRPIIYRFANSKWGKMCLLNQHKVEKSEKYFYDHGMVATITGRLIPGIRHLISIPAGLAKMKYWQFLLYTTIGAGAWNCILAALGWYLHSAVPEDQLNDKIMEYGDYIKFFIMVAVAIAFVYFLFKWYFNRRRQQGLDEEK
- the spt gene encoding serine palmitoyltransferase; its protein translation is MGQLQERYKNYREPQKYMKAGVYPYFRAITSKQGTEVDMAGHKVLMFGSNAYTGLTGDKRVIEAAKKALDKYGSGCAGSRFLNGTLDIHVQLEKELAEFMHKDDTLCFSTGFSVNQGVLAQVVGKGDYIICDDRDHASIVDGRRLSFARQLHYKHNDMEDLERVLKGLPHEAIKLIVVDGVFSMEGDLAKLPEIVELKHKYNCSVMVDEAHGLGVFGKQGRGVCDHFGLTDEIDLIMGTFSKSLASIGGFIASDKDTINFLRHTCRTYIFSASNTPAATAAAMEALHIIQEEPERIEHLWEVTKYALNRFREEGFEIGETESPIIPLYVHDVEKTFLVTKLAFDAGVFINPVIPPACAPQDTLVRFALMASHTKEEVERGVQALKKIFVEQGIIK
- a CDS encoding diacylglycerol/lipid kinase family protein, translated to MEKKKIIFIMNPISGTASKAGIPKLIERYLDHEAFDYEIKLTEYAGHASVIATEAKDNHVDIVVAVGGDGTVNEVARAIVHSQTALGIIPCGSGNGLARHLLLPLNMAKAIKIINACEIHQLDYGIINEHPFFCTCGMGFDAFVSHKFAEAGKRGPITYVENVLKEGLKYKPETYEIRDESGTTRLKAFLISCANASQYGNNAYIAPQASMSDGLMDIIVMQPFDAFEAPQISIDMFNKTLDKNSKIKTFRCKHLHIHRNKPGYIHYDGDPVMTGEDIEVELKEKGINIIVNPHGDKRLRRPNAIQNAAADLFNEFNSLRKDINRQSRHILAINKKIQRRLNL
- a CDS encoding tRNA1(Val) (adenine(37)-N6)-methyltransferase; this translates as MSNSVFKFKKFAVNQDQCGMKVGTDGVLLGAWARGGNRVLDIGTGTGVIALMLAQRFPEAKITAIDIAEEACRQAKENVSASLFAHQVQVEQTSLQEFESAERFDCIVSNPPFFVNSLPNPDAARSMARHTATLSYRMLFAGVKRLLTPLGCFSAIIPADCQSQFVAEATLTGFSLSRVCGVKTVERKPVKRYLLEFQQAYCAEREEETVCLMQQGERSEWYQCLTEDFYL